The nucleotide window CACCTGCGCTTTGGTCTGATGTGAATTCGGTCATCATGCTGGCCATGAACTACAGCCCGGACGGCGCACCGGAAAGCCATCCATTGGCCCATCTGGAAGATCCCACTAAAGGTGGCATCTCGGTCTATGCCAGGCATCGCGATTATCATGACGTCATCAAGGGACGCCTGAAGGAGCTTGCAAGTTTTCTCGTCTCCAGAGCCGGAGGAGATGTCAAGGTATTCGTCGATACGGCCCCGGTGATGGAGAAGCCGCTCGGTCAGGCCGCGGGCCTCGGCTGGCAAGGCAAACACACCAATCTGGTCTCGCGCGAACTCGGGTCCTGGTTCTTTCTCGGTTCGATCTTCACAACGCTCGATTTGCCACCCGATGGTGCGGAGATCGATCACTGCGGGTCATGCCGTGCTTGTCTCGACAGTTGTCCGACCGATGCCTTCCCCGCGCCTTACCAGCTTGATGCCCGGCGCTGCATCTCGTATCTGACCATCGAGCACGCAGGCCCCATACCGCATGAATTCCGCGAAGCCATGGGCAACCGTATCTATGGCTGCGATGACTGCCTGGCCGCTTGTCCCTGGAACAAGTTCGCTGACACCGCCAGAGAAGCCAAGCTCGTGGCGCGAAATGATCTCAAGAGCCCCCGGCTGGCCGACCTCCTCGAATTGGACGACGGCGCGTTCCGAAAATTGTTTTCCGGCTCGCCGATAAAGCGGATCGGACGGAACCGTTTCCTAAGAAATGTCCTGATCGCGGCAGGCAACTCGAAGACACCGGATCTCGTTCAAATCATTATGACTCTTCTGGACGACCCAGACCCGGTTGTCAGAGGTGCTGCGGTCTGGGCGTTTCGCCGGCTCGGCCAAGATCACCTTGTGGATGGCCTGAAATCGAAGGCTCTCTCCTCAGAAACCGATGAAACCGTTCGCCAGGAATGGCAGAGATAAGCCGCTGATACAGCCGGACTTGATTCGACCTCGGCAAGAGAATGGTTCATAGTCATGGAATGGCCATGGACGTCTCCCTATATCGGGTCTGACCATCTCTTTCCCGGTCATTTCCGATCATCCGATTTGGAGCCAAAACATTGATTTCACAAACTACGCTTCCGTCTTCACGCTCTTCCCTCCGAGCCCGCGCTCAGATCCTATGCCTCACCACGGCTATGGCTCTGGTGACGGGGCCTGCCTTGGCGCAGGACAACGGAATAGCCGCCTTCAACGCATATGTCGCGGGGTTGTCAGCGCTGGGTCTTGACGTTGAAAATGGATCCGTCAACTACGACGAGGGCAGTGACACGCTGACCCTGACCGACAGCAAACTTGTTTTTGCAGGCACAATTTCCGATTTGCCGTCGGACGACGGCGACGACACCACGACCCAGGACCTAGAATATTCACTATCCATGGAGTCGGGCACCGTCACCATTACCGGTCTGACACATGATGCCGGCGCGTTCTCCGCCGACACCTGGACCTATTCCGATGACAGTGTTCTGATCGTCACCGGTTCGGTGAAAGGGGAAGGCCGCCTGCGTGCAGAAGGCCGCATGGCGGGAATATCCGCGACCGGCTACAGCTTCAATATGCCGGAAATTCCGGCTGAAGATCCCAAGCGCCAGGCAAGCCGCTGGCTGCCGTTCCTCAAGGCCACTGTTCTGACCTCATATGAGGAAGTCAAGGTCGACAGCACAGCCATGACCTTCGAGGCCTACGCTATCGAGGACGGTCAGGAAACGCCTGTGGTCACCGGTACCATGCAGATGGATGGATACGTCATGGCCGATGCCAAAGACGGCTTCATCGGGTCCTATTCCATCGACAAGGTCACACAGAACCTGCAGACGCTCGAACCCGGATCTGGCAACATGGTCAACCAGACCACCAGCCAGGGCAAAACCATCTACGAAAACATCGACGCGGCCGCGTTCGTTGATCTTTTTGACCCGGATGTTCCTGTGACCGGCGACGAAATTGTCATGATCGGTTCAGGGTCTGCCGTTGACTACGAAAACACCCAGGAAATTCTCCCGGGGATGACGCTCAAGATGAATGTCGAGAGTGCCACCATGGGCGAAATGACGGTCACCAAGCGCGACCATGATTTCCTCGCCGTTTTTGACGAGCTGCTGGACACCAAGGAACCTTCTCCTGAAAAGATCATCACCAGCGTGTTTCAGCTTTATCGCTCATTCGGCATTTCCGATGCCCGTGTCAGCGGCGTCTCCCTGAATGTGCCTTCGCCGGACACGGATGGCGGCTTTGATGTCAATATCAAGGAAATGGCGATGACCAACGTCAATTCCGATGGCATTGGCGAGATGATGATTGTCGGAGTGGATGCCCCGGAGCTGCCGGAAGGCGCTTCTGTCAAACTCGACTGGGCTGCGATCGGCGATATCGAGTTTGCCGAATACACGCCGATGAAAGCCATGATCAGCACACTGATGGCCGATCCGAGCTATGGCGAAAACAATCCGCTGGAAGTTGCCCGCGCCTTCATGCCGCGCTCATTCGGTTATGAAGTGCAGGGCTTGGATGTCAACGTTCCTGACGAAGGGCGTATTCAGATTGGCAAAACCGAGTTCAAAGCGTCCACAACGGTGCCGCCGATCCCGACAAGCCTCTTCTTTAAGAGCGACGGTATCCGCGCCCCGATCAGCGCCGTCGATGACAAGGACGTTGAAGACATGCTTCGGGCGCTCGGGCTTGAAGAGATTGTCTGGTCTGATGAAACCCGGCTCTACTGGGACGAAACCACTCTTGAGCTGCGCCTGGAGCGCCTGATGGTGAACATTGAAGGTGTCGGGCGAGCCGAAGCATCGGCTCGTTTTGCAAACGTCCCGAAAGCCTTGTTTGAAGATCCGGAAGGTCAGGGTCAGATGGCAGCGATCACGGCGCAGTTCGTTGATGCTTCGCTTGTAATCAACGATGCCGGCATTACGGCCAAGGGCCTGAAGCATATTGCGGATGCTGAAGGCATTCCGGAAAACGTCTTCCGCGAGGCCCTGGTTGCTCAGGCCACCGAAGCGACGAGACCGATCCAGAACGAAGCCTTCACGAACATGGTGAGCGAAGCGGTCTCCAAGTTCCTTGAGAACCCGGGTGAGTTGAAGGTCACGCTCGTTCCGGCCAATCCGGTGCCGCTCGCGCAAATTCTCGGCAGCATGGCCGCACCTCAAACGATCCCGGATCTTCTGAATGTCACCGTCACCGCGAATTGATCGGACGATATTCCACTGACACACAAAGGGCGGCCAAATGGCCGCCCTTTTTGATCCAGAATTCGTTTCAATGGCAAAGTTCCTTCGGCCTGCTCATGTAAGCTCCAAAGTCTGCCGACAGCGCTCTGTTCGCAAACCCTACCGCTGAAATATAAAATTCGCAGCAACTCGTCAGCCCCGCTCGCATAGTTCTAGCCTATGAGACTCGGATGTTTGGGAACCGCTATTCGGCAGCTTCTTGCTGTTGTGCCGGACCGATGCGTGCTGCACAGAATTTGAATTCGGGAATTTTTCCGAACGGGTCAAGCTGCGGATTGGTCAGGAAGTTGGCCGGTGCTTCAAAGAAACAGAATGGCACGAACAGCATCCCTGCTGAAACGTCCCGATCAGCCCGCAAAGTCAGCGTGATCGCGCCCCGGCGCGTCTCGACCGTTACCTGTTGCCCAATATCCAATCCCGCCAGTTTGATGTCGCGGGGGTTCATGGACACCACGGGCTCCGGCTCGATTGCATCGAGAACTGCTGCCCGCCGGGTCATAGCACCTGTGTGCCAATGTTCCAGCATTCGGCCTGTGGTCAGCACCAAAGGGAAATCGTCATCGGGCAACTCGTCCGGCGGCACCAAATCTGTCGGAACGATTTTTCCGCGTCCGTCAGCCGTTGGGAAAGACTGACCGAACAGGATTTCGTTGCCAGGCACATCAGGCGCATCTGCGGGGTAGGTCACCGTGCCTTCACGTTCCAGCCGCTCCCAGGAAATATTCTTGAGAGAGGCCATGTGCGAACGCATTTCCTCATAGATCGCCGGAACTCCGTCGTAGGACCAGTCAAGCCCAAGCCGATTGGCTATGTCGATCAGGATTGTCCAGTCTTCACGCGCTTCACCAGGCATTGGAACACAAGGTCTGCCAATCTGAACCTGGCGGTTGGTGTTGGTATAGGTGCCAAGTTTTTCCGCATGTGCAGATGCAGGCAAAATGACATCTGCATGCCAGGCTGTTTCGGTCAGGAAAATGTCCTGAACCACCAGATGCTTCAGGCTCGCAAGCGCCTTGCGGGCGTGGCTTTGATCGGGATCCGACATTGCCGGATTTTCACCCTGGATATACATCGCCTCGATGCCGCCAGAGAGAATGTCATTCATGATTTCAACGACCGTCAGGCCCCTCACGGGATCCAGCGTTCGTCCCCAAGCATCTTCGAATTCCGACCGGATATCTGCGCTCTCAACAGACCGGTAATCCGGGAAAACCATCGGGATCAGGCCAGCATCGGAGGCACCTTGAACATTGTTCTGTCCGCGCAAGGGATGCAAGCCGGTTCCGGGCCGGCCGATCTGTCCAGTTGTCAGCGCCATGGCAATCAGGCAACGGACGTTGTCCGTGCCGTGAACATGCTGCGAAACGCCCATTCCCCAGTAGATGATCGATTTAGCGCTGGTCGCATAAAGGCGCGCGACTTCGCGAAGAGTATCAGCCCCGATACCACAGACAGGCTCCATAGCCTCAGGCGTGAAGTCTCGGATTTTTTCCTTCAGCGTTTCGAAGCCGTCAACATGAGCCGCGATATATTGGCTGTCATACAGCTCCTCCGTGATGATCACGTTGAGGATTGCGTTCAGCATCGCGACATCCGTGCCCGGCTTGAATTTCAAACCATAGTCAGCGTGTCGCATGAGGCCCTGGCCACGTGGGTCCATGACGATGAGTTTCGTGCCCTTTTTGGCGGCTTGCTTGATATAGGTTGCGGCAACCGGATGGTTCTGCTCCGGTCTGGCACCGATGACGATCATGCAATCGGCATCTTCTGCAGCATTGAAAGGTGCCGTGACAGCACCGGACCCGATCCCTTCCATGAGCGCTGCCACCGATGATGCGTGGCAAAGGCGCGTGCAATGGTCAACGTTGTTGGTTTGAAAGCCTTGGCGGATCAATTTCTGGAACAGGTAAGCTTCTTCATTTGAGCCCTTGGCGGACCCAAAACCGGCAACACCTGCACCGCCTTTGGCCTCGAAACTCGCCTTCAGACCACCGGCGGCCTTTTCAAGCGCTTCTTCCCAGGTTGCTTCACGGAAGAAATCAAGATGATTTTCAAGTGTCATGGAAATGTCGCCGCGCTTGGGCGCATCGTCCCGGCGGATAAGCGGCTTGGTAAGACGCTCCGGGCTGGAGACATAGTCAAAGCCGAA belongs to Roseibium porphyridii and includes:
- the queG gene encoding tRNA epoxyqueuosine(34) reductase QueG, whose protein sequence is MDAKTHKVLTAFREKADQLGFDAAKIAAADSIPEAGERLRRFLKNDFHGTMTWMADTADRRAAPPALWSDVNSVIMLAMNYSPDGAPESHPLAHLEDPTKGGISVYARHRDYHDVIKGRLKELASFLVSRAGGDVKVFVDTAPVMEKPLGQAAGLGWQGKHTNLVSRELGSWFFLGSIFTTLDLPPDGAEIDHCGSCRACLDSCPTDAFPAPYQLDARRCISYLTIEHAGPIPHEFREAMGNRIYGCDDCLAACPWNKFADTAREAKLVARNDLKSPRLADLLELDDGAFRKLFSGSPIKRIGRNRFLRNVLIAAGNSKTPDLVQIIMTLLDDPDPVVRGAAVWAFRRLGQDHLVDGLKSKALSSETDETVRQEWQR
- the fdhF gene encoding formate dehydrogenase subunit alpha translates to MSQVTFSLDGKTVTAEDGETIWQVAKREGVAIPHLCHKDAPGYRSDGNCRACMVDIEGERVLAASCIRTPAEGMVVNTETERASKAREMVFELLASDQPGRDHHPDPQSDFWKWSDAIGVSTGRFAAGSKPDQDVSHPAIAVNLDACIACNLCERACREVQVNDVIGMADRGSHTMPVFDLADPMGISTCVACGECVSACPTGALMEKSLLDETATKREIFAEETIDSVCPFCGVGCLTSVSVADGRIVSVEGRNGPANENRLCVKGRFGFDYVSSPERLTKPLIRRDDAPKRGDISMTLENHLDFFREATWEEALEKAAGGLKASFEAKGGAGVAGFGSAKGSNEEAYLFQKLIRQGFQTNNVDHCTRLCHASSVAALMEGIGSGAVTAPFNAAEDADCMIVIGARPEQNHPVAATYIKQAAKKGTKLIVMDPRGQGLMRHADYGLKFKPGTDVAMLNAILNVIITEELYDSQYIAAHVDGFETLKEKIRDFTPEAMEPVCGIGADTLREVARLYATSAKSIIYWGMGVSQHVHGTDNVRCLIAMALTTGQIGRPGTGLHPLRGQNNVQGASDAGLIPMVFPDYRSVESADIRSEFEDAWGRTLDPVRGLTVVEIMNDILSGGIEAMYIQGENPAMSDPDQSHARKALASLKHLVVQDIFLTETAWHADVILPASAHAEKLGTYTNTNRQVQIGRPCVPMPGEAREDWTILIDIANRLGLDWSYDGVPAIYEEMRSHMASLKNISWERLEREGTVTYPADAPDVPGNEILFGQSFPTADGRGKIVPTDLVPPDELPDDDFPLVLTTGRMLEHWHTGAMTRRAAVLDAIEPEPVVSMNPRDIKLAGLDIGQQVTVETRRGAITLTLRADRDVSAGMLFVPFCFFEAPANFLTNPQLDPFGKIPEFKFCAARIGPAQQQEAAE